The following coding sequences are from one Triticum dicoccoides isolate Atlit2015 ecotype Zavitan chromosome 4A, WEW_v2.0, whole genome shotgun sequence window:
- the LOC119286160 gene encoding translation initiation factor IF-2-like isoform X1, giving the protein MDLLIKHPPVPSSLPRAAAKPSLPPLRRRRWPPRRRRRPRRSTASSKSCSASTASEHLRDPQGLRRGVPATGPGPGPGGPRPLRGFARPAPEPVDQPEPKRRLLSAVVKVDGPGTNGDDAAAEGREDGPNAAQGGERREASNGGFRRDGSQWVSRRELDNQLPEPLPRPAPKEEDQSLVRRNKRMLGKLLVGTLEELLYCTPSFQLCHQVRCTYSQIHKNHE; this is encoded by the exons ATGGACCTCCTCATCAAGCATCCGCCCGTCCCATCCTCCCTCCCTCGCGCAGCAGCCaaaccctccctccctccccttcgCCGCCGACGATGGCCGCCGCGGCGAAGAAGACGGCCGAGGAGATCCACCGCGAGCTCCAAGAGCTGCAGCGCCAGCACCGCGAG CGAGCACCTACGTGACCCCCAAGGCCTCCGACGCGGCGTCCCCGCCACCGGCCCCGGCCCCGGCCCCGGAGGCCCCCGCCCGCTCCGCGGCTTTGCCAGACCC GCCCCGGAGCCGGTGGACCAGCCCGAGCCCAAGCGCCGGCTTCTTTCTGCCGTGGTTAAA GTGGATGGCCCTGGAACTAATGGggatgatgcggcggcggagggGCGTGAGGATGGACCAAATGCTGCTCAAGGTGGTGAGAGGAGGGAAGCCAGTAATGGTGGGTTCAGGAGGGATGGGAGCCAGTGGGTATCCAGGAGG gagctTGATAATCAGCTGCCAGAGCCTCTCCCGAGGCCGGCTCCCAAGGAAGAGGATCAGAGCTTGGTGAGGAGGAACAAGAGAATGCTGGGGAAGCTTCTTGTTGGCACGCTAGAG GAACTTTTGTATTGCACCCCCAGTTTTCAACTTTGCCACCAAGTTCGTTGCACCTACTCTCAGATACACAAAAATCACGAGTGA
- the LOC119286160 gene encoding translation initiation factor IF-2-like isoform X2 has protein sequence MDLLIKHPPVPSSLPRAAAKPSLPPLRRRRWPPRRRRRPRRSTASSKSCSASTASEHLRDPQGLRRGVPATGPGPGPGGPRPLRGFARPAPEPVDQPEPKRRLLSAVVKVDGPGTNGDDAAAEGREDGPNAAQGGERREASNGGFRRDGSQWVSRRELDNQLPEPLPRPAPKEEDQSLVRRNKRMLGKLLVGTLEVNVPKTKKTYCKNKECKKHTLHKVT, from the exons ATGGACCTCCTCATCAAGCATCCGCCCGTCCCATCCTCCCTCCCTCGCGCAGCAGCCaaaccctccctccctccccttcgCCGCCGACGATGGCCGCCGCGGCGAAGAAGACGGCCGAGGAGATCCACCGCGAGCTCCAAGAGCTGCAGCGCCAGCACCGCGAG CGAGCACCTACGTGACCCCCAAGGCCTCCGACGCGGCGTCCCCGCCACCGGCCCCGGCCCCGGCCCCGGAGGCCCCCGCCCGCTCCGCGGCTTTGCCAGACCC GCCCCGGAGCCGGTGGACCAGCCCGAGCCCAAGCGCCGGCTTCTTTCTGCCGTGGTTAAA GTGGATGGCCCTGGAACTAATGGggatgatgcggcggcggagggGCGTGAGGATGGACCAAATGCTGCTCAAGGTGGTGAGAGGAGGGAAGCCAGTAATGGTGGGTTCAGGAGGGATGGGAGCCAGTGGGTATCCAGGAGG gagctTGATAATCAGCTGCCAGAGCCTCTCCCGAGGCCGGCTCCCAAGGAAGAGGATCAGAGCTTGGTGAGGAGGAACAAGAGAATGCTGGGGAAGCTTCTTGTTGGCACGCTAGAG GTGAACGTTCCGAAGACCAAGAAGACCTACTGCAAGAACAAGGAGTGCAAGAAGCACACCCTCCACAAGGTTACCTAG